In Erigeron canadensis isolate Cc75 chromosome 8, C_canadensis_v1, whole genome shotgun sequence, the DNA window TTGACTATCTTTGGAGAGTCTTTCAAACATAACACTGAATGCATAAAACATTAAACATGAATGCAAGTTCTAATTATTTGTGAATGCTCCAACTATACTGTATGAAAGAGACAGCAACCTGTCAGCACCCTTGCATAGTAAAAGGAGTTGATTCTCTGCATTTCTAATAATCACTGACATTCTCTTACGAGAACTGCTGAACTCTATCATATTAAGCAGCTCATACGATctgttaaaaacaaaatattagaagtATCAAAATTAAGCTCCTTGTTTATATGAAAAGAATATgatagaatatgatcacgtattCCCAACATCCAATTCTATCACTCAGAGGGTCCTATCAGTTGATCTAAGTAGCAGCTAGAGACACTGCACTTGATTTAGTCAAATTTTGTTCAACAAAGCAtttgattttcaattttctgacTGGAAACTTCACAATTCACATATATAAACTTAGTAGATTAGCTTCCATCATCATATTCTGTTATTATTAGTGCTTTagcaaaaaatatttattgacATACATAACTTGCTAAACCGAGAAAGGATACAACTAAGAGCAtgtaattcttttcattttttgctACTGTCATCAATGATATATGGAACCTTGCACGGCAGGAGGATGAATGGATAATACATAGAACAAACTAAAAGTTGCAATTTCAATCCGCAATGGATTGATTCTGGCTTATGTTTTAATTGCTGATCATGAAATTCGTCAAAATGTGGATGCTTAATGGTGGGACAAAAGTGTTGATGGCTCAAATCGCACCAATATTTACCTGTCTTGACGCAAACATTATTAATATGTTACCCAACCAGCCCAATCTGCACAATTTGCCACCTCCGGAGCAAGGTAACATCAGTACTAGAGCTAATAGAAGGAACCAACTTTCTTAGTTGTTTAATCGCATCTTCTATAAATAAAGATAGTTTTAGTCTCACGAGTGCATGAATTATGTAAGCCATACAGTTTCCTTAAAGGTTATGAGCTCACATATCCACAGAAGAGAGTAGAAAgaaaaatatcatatatctgaatatgcaAAAGAGTATCTCACCTGTCAACCTTTTTGTCATTCTCACATTCATGCAAAGAGATGCTTGTTTGTGTCCTTTGAAAGAACTCGAAACCAAGTTCCCTGGCAGCTATGACAAAGGCAGCTTCATCTGGTGACTCGGCTTCATATGAAAGTTCACCTGTGTCCTTGTCGACTTCAGGTATAGCTGTATGGCAGATGGCTAACACTCGAAAGAACTTTTGTATGATATCCGAATGAGGTTCATTAACCCATTGCCCATTCATAATCCGCTCATCTCTGAAGTTGAAACCTTTAATTGATTTGCCTGAGCTCACAATATCACCATCTGATACATTTGAGGTATTACCAATATCAGGCTGCTCAACATTTTTCCTTTTTGCCAGAGCCAATTCCACCTCTGTCATGCCACGACCATAAGCAACACCTGCTATTGAACATTTAACAAACTCCATTGAGTTGCACGTTAAGGTACCCGTCTTGTCAGACAAAACTGTGTCAACCTGTCCCAATTCTTCATTCAAATTTGATGTTCTAGCACGGGCTGGTCTGTTTGTTTCTTCATGGTACATATCTTGATCTTGATTTATGAATATGCTCTGCAACACCTTTACCATCTCAATGGAAACATACAATGATATTGGAATTAAATATCCATACAACATTAGGCCTGTCAAGAAATGTAACAAAGCAGCTAGTAGGGGTCTTTTAGGATCATAAAGAGCAGTCGTGCGACTTGGTTCAAGATACCACCTTCTATAACTCCCATTGTCTAAGTCTCTATCTGTTCTTATCCCAAAAAATATAGACCCAATAAAAGAGATTGAAACCAAAGTGCTGAAGAGGACGTAAATTATCTTGTCCATTCTCTTCTCTATCTTACTTCTTTTAGAAGGAGGGTCTGTAGCATTCTGCATAACCTTAGTATCATGCCCCGTGAAAATGACCACTCCATAAATATACTCGGTATTCCTTAATTTGGAATCTCTTAACAGAATCTGCTGAAGTGAAAGCGGATACTGCTGCTTATTGTAGTCCAAGCTTCCAACAAATGAATACAGATCTTCATTTGGATCCTCACACTTGACTACTGCCTTGAATTGGTCTAAGGAATTGTCATCATGTAAGGAAGCGGTGACATCAAATGCATGCTTCAACTTCAGATTAGTTTCTCCATCCAGATTCATAGTCTCAACATAACAAATCCCATCTGGGTAGCTTGATGAAAGCAAAAGAAGATCTGCTGGAAAATATTCATCTTTGTAGACCTTAACAACATCACCAACACGCAAATTTTTCCATTTAGTTTCAGTAAAAGAATGATCTCTGTAAACTTGGATCTTTCGGTTGTTGGCCTTTATGTCCTGAAACCAATCAAATTCAGAATGACAACATGTGACTTTGAGAAGCAGTATATACATATGTCCACCCAAAACACACATAACATCTATTGATGTTGTAAAAGCAGTAACTGAATCTTCTTAATGCTGAAAACCATAGTAAATTGCAAATCATCATTTTAAGCGGTGGAAGTACTAATATTTGCGCCTTTTTTCCTCACATAGAAGAAAAATATAGAATCGTGACTTCAGTTCATTTATTTAGGAGTACACACATAATCCTACTTTGACACACGTTGCAACGTAATGGCACTTTAGTCAACTATCTGAAAGTTGTTTTACTATTTAACGAAAATCATTGAGGATTTAGCCCCAAATTATTGTACCATAAACCAAACTTAACACATTTTGCTAAATCCACCCTGTATTCATCAAAGGGTTTACTACTTATAGCTCCGATTAATGTCTAAACCATTATATCTTTATTAAAAACCGAATTTACACATTGACGGACGATTTTGCAGGAGGCGAAAATGAATAAATTTAGCAACTTATGCTAAAAAGATTAATTATTCGGAAACTGGAAAAGGGGGAAAGGGGGCGACCACTCATGCTAGCCCTTCCGTGGTACTTTTACCAACTGTGATGCTATCAATTCCGTATACAACTAACACAGTACAACACGTATTAGTCGCGATCATTACTTCAAATAAAGACACTAAAAGcaaagatttttgaaaacttcaaTGGAAAAAAAGGGCAGATTTTAAAGGATATCAGTATGATATTTGAAACCATTATCCCCTAAAGATTCCATCTTACTAAGCAAATTGGGCATCATAACGCAGACAAGCAATAAATGTATTGGAAATTATTAACCCAAAACGTTAAGCAGCAAAAGAAATAATCTTTTTACCTGTTTCCGACGTCTCCAATCTTCCACGCCTTCCTTTGCCATAGTCACACCAATCACCAACAGCAAAGGAAAAAGAATACTGGAAGCTCTAAAAGGTGCCAACGGACTAAACGAAACACAAGCTAcaacaagaaagtaaatatttGCAACACGCCTAAACTGCTCAAACAAACTCTTAGGTATAAAATTAACCGCCGTATACTTAGTCGTAGACACATAATTACCCCGATACCTTAACTGAGCCGCCTCAGGATTATCAGGATCATTACAATACACAACTCTAGAGTAACCTTTTTGCCCAATCTGTCCGTGTTCATCGCTCGTGGAAGGCCGAAAAACAcgaaaatgaatatattttactAAACTGCACCCTCTCATTCCTACCAAACACCATCTTCCCTCACAAAATAAAATCTCCCCTTACAAATTCTAATCACAATTATTTAGTACATACATTTTGACTACTGAAACCAAAAAGTCAACaatacatattaaataaaaatcagaAAGATAAAtacattcattaaaaaaaaaaaaaaaaaaaaaaaactgtgtaGATTACAAAAgccttgtaagttgtaactatcTATTACagctatatatctatatctataaatacaGCTAACATTAAGTTTAACAAATTAACTTCTAAATATGGCAAGATGTATATAGCAGAGAGAAGACAGATCTCTCCTGAACCTGATCtgtaactatatatgtatatgtactgTATATATCTAGAAATGGAAAGTGTATGTAACTATAAGTCAGCTTTTTGTGTGTGTTGACTTCTTCTTTTGTGTTTTGTTGTACTGTATATGTTTATGAATGAAGTTGCTTTGAAAATGAGCacctgaagaagaagaagaagaaaattatTCCTTACTTTGGACAGAAGTTGCAGTTAGAGATCTCTTACTTCCGCCATTAATTCACTGCTTAAATTGTTttgtaagatatatatatataagacagagatatagatacataataCACACAATATGGAGATGTATAAATATTGTATTATGCACATGAgcaatattattttattttattacatgAGCTTACGAGGCTGTTATGTATTCAAATTAGGTGAAATATCTTTcacatcttaattttttaatattttgaacaaatacATTACtcttatgatttttatggtttaaaaaaatatatgtgagGAGTGTTTCACTCAACTTAAGTGTAACAGCATCATATTTCatctcatacatatatatatatatataaggaaaggaaatatgaggctgttaggcacctaagttgggtgaaaaacctctcacatacttttttttaaccataaaaatcatggggatcaagcatttattcaaaatattaaaatattgatatgtaaAAAATAAGGTAACACTCTCgtaaaacacttttaaaataagaacggtcagaacacttaaaaacattattttgatgcattaaaagtgtataaaattAACTTAgtatataacaatttatcattattcaagtgtttaacaacatattgattagtcataataaaaaaaaatcacgttttttttgttagatgcatccattttgataaatatgcatccaagatgtatgcataaacaaaaaacatgattttctcgattttgataaatcaatgtgttattaaacacttactaatgataattagttatatactattttagttttatggacttttaatgtatcaaaatgtaatttttaagtgttcttattttaaggcaTAAccatataatgcatatatttttatgtaaaaaagttATGTATAGTAGAAATATT includes these proteins:
- the LOC122610054 gene encoding LOW QUALITY PROTEIN: probable phospholipid-transporting ATPase 8 (The sequence of the model RefSeq protein was modified relative to this genomic sequence to represent the inferred CDS: deleted 1 base in 1 codon), producing MVFGRNERVQFSKIYSFSCFRPSTSDEHGQIGQKGYSRVVYCNDPDNPEAAQLRYRGNYVSTTKYTAVNFIPKSLFEQFRRVANIYFLVVACVSFSPLAPFRASSILFPLLLVIGVTMAKEGVEDWRRRKQDIKANNRKIQVYRDHSFTETKWKNLRVGDVVKVYKDEYFPADLLLLSSSYPDGICYVETMNLDGETNLKLKHAFDVTASLHDDNSLDQFKAVVKCEDPNEDLYSFVGSLDYNKQQYPLSLQQILLRDSKLRNTEYIYGVVIFTGHDTKVMQNATDPPSKRSKIEKRMDKIIYVLFSTLVSISFIGSIFFGIRTDRDLDNGSYRRWYLEPSRTTALYDPKRPLLAALLHFLTGLMLYGYLIPISLYVSIEMVKVLQSIFINQDQDMYHEETNRPARARTSNLNEELGQVDTVLSDKTGTLTCNSMEFVKCSIAGVAYGRGMTEVELALAKRKNVEQPDIGNTSNVSDGDIVSSGKSIKGFNFRDERIMNGQWVNEPHSDIIQKFFRVLAICHTAIPEVDKDTGELSYEAESPDEAAFVIAARELGFEFFQRTQTSISLHECENDKKVDRSYELLNMIEFSSSRKRMSVIIRNAENQLLLLCKGADSVMFERLSKDSQPFEDQTKNHINKYAEAGLRTLVVAYRPLNEEEYNVWQEEFLKAKTSVSLDRDDLVDAAAEKIERDLILLGATAVEDKLQKGVPECIEKLASAGIKIWVLTGDKMETAINIGYACSLLVQGMKQIVITLDSPDIHALEKLNDREAISKASRESIKKQLREGRSQLDSAKNSSSLFALIIDGRSLTYALEQNLESSFLEVAVGCSSVICCRSSPKQKALVTKMVKEGTGKTTLAIGDGANDVGMLQEADIGVGISGAEGMQAVMASDFAIAQFRFLERLLLVHGHWCYRRIAMMICYFFYKNITFGFTLFWFEAHAAFSGQPAYNDWYMSFYNVFFTSLPVIALGVFDQDVSARLCLKYPMLYQEGVQNILFNWPRILGWMSNGLLSSMIIFFICKNSTIHQAFREDGHVIDYEILGVIMYTCVVWTVNCQMALSINYFTWIQHFFIWGSIVSWHVFLVIYGYLNPEWSTTAYRVFVEACAPSPFYWMATILVVVSTLLPYFFYRAFQTRFHPMYHDEIQRRRSEGCEIETSGELPGRVKNKMEHLSERMKLSHREI